Genomic window (Oryza sativa Japonica Group chromosome 3, ASM3414082v1):
CTTTTTTATTGTGCTGTAAATTAATTACTATCGCTTGCTACCGtaagtgaaaaaaaattctggTTATGATCTTTTGAGCGTCTAACTCATATATATGTTCTGATTATTTACTGACAATGAATTCGCAGATAGAAAGACTTGCCAGAACTGATTCTGACTTTGCTCCATTTCTACATCATGCTGGGATCCCCTGTATGGATTTATACTATGGAAAAGGTATTTTAAGCATGCAATCACGTCTTTCTGTTTATTATTGTTAAATTAACTTATAACTTTCCTTTTCCTTCTCCAATATAGCATGTAATATACGGAGAAAAAGACTTGCTTTTTTTGCTCAAAAAATAAACTGTTTTTTTCTCAAAAGAGAGAACAGTATATGTTTTCTAAGCAGAGGACATTAATGCAACCCCATTTTTTAGGATCGTTACTGCTTgctcattttttaaaatattttgttgAGCTATGTGATTTAATTTTGTACATCTCTCAATCGTTTCCTGGTTCCAAGATAAAGTTAGAAGAGACAAAATATTTCCCCATCACCCCACTTTCTAGAGAGAATGCAGGACATCATCTAACTGGTCTAATACGCAGAATTTCCTGGATATCATACGGCTCTTGACTCGTATCATTGGATGGAAAAGCATGGTGATCCACTGTTTCTTCGTCACGTGGCTAGTAAGTAGCAGTAATGATCTTTTAAAATGATTCTGAAAGGGAGAAAATGTGCAATACCTTACAAACTACAATTTTGCTTGTTCAAATTACTGTTAACTTGAATGCACTGGTACAAGACCAGtcaattattataaaaattctaTGGACTATCCCATATAGAACTAGACATAAGGTCGCAGCTGAGTTTGGTATTTTTGTGCTTTAAAATATGTTGTACACATCTCTTATAATACTCATCATGCTCATTTACTTTGGCTCAACAGTTGTGGAGATTTGGGGACTACTGGCCCTTCGATTAGCAGATGACCCTGTGCTGCCTTTTGATTATCAAACATACGCTTCCCAGTTGCAGGTACATCGATTCTTTCAGAATTAGCACAAGCATTTAACATTTTCATATGATTGGCATTTATCATCCTGAAGGACTGTACGTGTATGTTTATGTAGCATATTCAATTTTTGCTTATGCAATGGGAGCTTGACCCAAAAACAGGGTTTTGCTCAAAACAACATTGTAATTGACAATTTTGAATGCACATATGCTCAATCTAGTTGAACTGAACTTTAGAACACAAATATAAGTCACGCATGATGACCAACTTCATGGGTTCATAGATCATATTAGAGTAGGGGTATATTTCCTTTTCCCACAGCATCATGGTCTCATCTTCTGATGTACATTTTGAACTTGCAATGTCGCAGGAGCATGCAAATGCATTCTCTAGTATGATGGAAAATAGCAAATGGGTTCATTTGCTGAATAGATCCATTGAAGATCTTTCTGATGCAGGCTTAGAATTTCTGAAAGAGGCAAAGGTATGTTCAagaatctttttttcttttgctttatATTCTGTTTTGTCTTTCTGTTTCCATGTAATTAGGTAGTCTGTAGTCCATTATAGTTGCGGTTGGCTGAAGATATTTTCTTCTTTAGCTCTTTCACTCTGCACACTGCATATCACTTCTGTATGTACAACCAGTTTGAAACGGCAGTATGTATATTTGGATATCCAATTTTATTTAGACATTtgccttttgcagttttgctgCACATACAGGCAATAACTTTAATTTCTTAGAACTTAGTAATCCTTTTGGTGCCTGACATCACATTATTGATGCTTTCtcttaaaaattattatatcaGTACAGTTATTTTTCCATTCCCATGATGGATGCCATTTATTTTGCCACTTGGATCTCATGTTTTAAATATTTTGTACCAATCTATATTGCCGATGATAAccttattttcttttgttgattTGGAACATTCTAGAAATTACAGGACCAAAATATATCCGATGGGTACTCTCTGATGAGGCGGCGATTGTTGAACGACCGTCTTCTACTTGCTGAAAGAAGCTTTCTGCAAGCTGATGGACTTCAGGGAAGAGGATGGTTCAAGCATCTGGTGAGCCTTAAGTGGGTCAGCCATGAACCCACTTATAGGTCAAAATAAGCAGGTCTGCGGCTTATTTTGGCCTATAAGTGGGTTTCGcgggttagccacttacacTCTTAAGCCTCCCGCTATTCATAAGTCATAAGTCATAAccaaatttagaaaaaaaaaatgttgtgcgTGACCACGCTTTTATATTTCTTGCTAGATGTACTCGCCTCCGGAGGACTACGAAAGCAAGCTCTCGTTTTTCCCTGGGGTGGCGGACGCCATCTCCCGGTCGAGCAATCGAAGCGCGAAAGAACagcaggcggcggtgcggcaTGAGGTGCGGAAAATCTCTAGGGCAATCCAAAGAGCAGCTGATGTTCTTAGAGGCGAATTCAGTAATAGGAACGAATCTTTATACTCTAGCCTTTCTGTGGCTCCATAAAAACTGTGTATAAATAAAATCGATTGGGGTTTGAGAAATGAAATCTTGTTCCTGTGCGAAGGTGGTTTTATATTGCGTTTCTTGACACTACTCTTTTTAGAGGGCATTATGCTTAATTAAAACAAGAAGCCAGGATTGCAATCTGAACAGCAACAACAGAAATTAGGAAGTCTGATGGAAGTCTAAGCTAAGTTTGAAGAAACTAGGATCGCAGCTATTATTTGCACCGGCAAACCAACTATTCCTAGCACCTCAATTTAGTCTTTGTTTTTTCataacagaaaagaaaaggagaccaATAGCACTTTGGAAAACCAGTGCATGTTAAACCGCCCACCAACTACCAGGGTTTTTAAACCGCCGAGCCCGGAGTTAACCGCGTAGTAAGGCAAACCCTGCCAACCACACCTCAAACCCcccttaaaaaaaacctagagcTCATAttagctagtactccctccatcctaaaatatttgacgccgttgactttttaaaaaatgtttgatcgttcgtcttattaaaaaattaattaattattaattcttttcctatcatttgatttattgttaaatatacttttatgtatacatatagttttacatatttcacaaaagtttttgaataagacaaacggtcaaacatgtttaaaaaaatcaacggcgtcaaacatttagtgaaagagggagggagtactttacTGTACACCACGTTCATATTGCTGTGAGCTCAAATTAAATGGAATAAATATAATAACGAAAATCCTACCAGCTACCCACAAACGGTAGCCGGCAGGAACAGCCCAAACCTGCCTGAAATGGAACCGCGAAAAAAACGGAAACGTGGgtagcgcgcgcgcgcgctcgcgctCGCGCATCTGCTCATGCCGTTGCTTAGTATTCTTTCTCGTGCAATTATTCAACTAATCACAAATAATTATAGCGTTAATTTTTTCCCATGCAAAATACTCCAACTAGCCGTTGCCACACTTCCATGTAGAGACGAATCCaccgtctcctctcctctcgtaCGCACATACATAGAGCCGGCCATGGATTTGCCAAATCCCAATCTCCCCATGCAAAATCTTGCCAAGATCCACGAGATCCTGAACCAAATCTCCATCTCCCCTCCGTGAGATCTCCCGGTAGATCATGTCCCCCGGTGAGGAGGACGTGGAAGCCagcagcgacagcggcggctcCGCGACAAGGCGTTGCGCCGCGTGCAAGTTCCTGCGCAGGCGGTGCTCCCGCGACTGCGTCCTCGCGCCCCACTTCCCGGCTTCCGATCCCCACAGATACGCCTGCGTTCAGCGTGTCTTCGGCGCCGGCAACACCGCCAGAATGCTCCAGGTGATCACTGAtcactactactagtagctagCTATACCACACATACTACCACACTCATATTTCTAAACGGAAATTACACGAGCTggtatgttttttcttttttttgagcgTGGTATGTTTTTTCACTAAAATAATTTTACcattattaataaaaaaaataccaatGTAAATCTAGCAGTATTTCGAGGTATCAAAATTTCTCTTTTCACTATCACTTGGTAGTGTGCGTGCGTTGGTTTACGTCTTCTAtgcaattgaaaaaaaaacatatggggCTATATTGGTGTCACTAGCTCACTCACTGTACACCTTATTCAGTTAGAAGTTGGCACGTGATCGAAGTTGTTACTTGTTAGTGATAAAATTGTTGATGTGTAGTGTAATTGGGGAAAGTGAATTCATCCCTCGAGAGGATATCCCGTCGTTTCACATATGTCAcataaatagttattaaaaaatatgaaaaaaatttagtaacataGATTAAtgtgaaatatatcactccacaaacatacaagtttaaattcaacttttacaagttgtaacaaaaacaacaaatatAGTTGTAAATGTGCGATAACTATTTtcaatttaatttgttatttttgttgcaacttataGAAATTGAATTTGGTtttgcatatttgtggagtgatatattttatattaatctatattgtcaatttttttttaaattatttaataactatttagatgacatgcaaacatGTCCTCTCGAGAGATGAAAATCCACGTCCTAATAATTGGGCTGCAAATTGGAACAGAGCTATACTCCATATGTTAATTTCGCAGTGATGCGCGTCTCAATTCTATCGTTGTATTGCGTGCAGCAACTGCCGGTGCAGGagcgcgggcgggcggcggactcgatggcggcggaggcgtacCGGCGGGTGCAGGACCCGGTGTACGGCTGCGCCGGCGTCATCAACCGCCTCCAGGACCAGATCCGCGCCGCCCAGTGCGAGCTCGCTTGGACCCACGCGCAGATCGCCAtgcacagcgccgccgccgcccacgcgcGTACGACCCTTCCGCCGGGGcagcgagacggcggcggcggcggcgcaccgtcGACGCAGCAGGCTACGACGTCTGCCGCGTGGCAGCTGGAAGACTTCGCATCTGAATTCTCGTTTCCTTGATTGGCTTCACAACACGTCGACTGATGAGCGATGAGACAGAAATCTGTAACATCTTCATGTAATAAAACTGCATTTCATTCTCAGATTCAGAGTGGCCTGAAATTTGGCGCCGCGGTGGAGAACGCTGCACACGCCATCTCGTCCGTTGGATGAAAAATCAACGGCTCTAATTAACCTATTTTAACAAACGGCACGTCAAGCGCCCGATAATATCTAGGTTCGGTCCGACCCAACAACGACCGATCCCATCTAAAAAAGAATGgcattatttttcctttttatcggcattttggaaaaaaataaactccCTTTCATTTGGATAGCCATGAGACAAGATAGAACATTACCatcaatatgattttatttttccaaaaaaaaaaaacacttttctTCTGTACATATATACCACATCAACACAAATCCAGGCACAGATTATTGTTGGTGTTTATACAAAGCTACGCCAAAGAACCCACTATCTCTAGGCTTTGGCAGCAAAGCTCTCGAGATCTCTCTCCACGACGTCGAGGCCGCAGAGCTCCTTGACGATCGGCATCGTCGCCGGCACGTCCATCTGGAACGTCAGCGacgagccgccggcgccggcgaactcCTTCCTGGCCGCCCTGATCGCCTCCCTCATCGCGCAGTGCACCGACGAcgccagcagcagcggcggctcaCCGGACGCTGCCACGATGGATCACAAAACAGTTTCAGATTTCGATTTCCTTCACGATTTCAGTGCTCAAAGGAAGAAGACGATGATTTCACCTTTGGAGGAGAGGACGCGCTTGTGATCGCGGGCGCTGTTGATGAGCTCGACGTTGAACTGCTTGGGGATGGTGTCCACGGTGGGGATCTTGTACGTCCACGTGCCGTCGTTGATGACCAGCCCATCGGAGTTGGTCGTGTACTCCTCGTTCGTGAAGAAGCCGATCCCTTGCACGAATGCGCCTTCCACCTGATCACAAAAAACAACGATTGCACATTCAGATCACATATAATTTacatctcattcttgcaatGATTTTGCAACGCGCAGAATTGCAGATGCAACTGATATTTTGAAGGTAATTTAGTAGATTGACTGACCTGGCCCAAGTCCACAGCAGGATTCAGGCTCTGCCCACAGTCGTACACGAGGTCGCTCCTCaggatggtggtttctcccgtCAGCACATCGACTTCCACCTGGAGTGTTCATGTGCAGATTTTGGATGGACAATGCATTAGCTTTGAGAAGGAGATCAAGCTCAGCAAATTGGCTCGGCAAATGCATTTTCAGAGCTTCTGTTGTAATTTGTATCTGGGTATCTTTAGTGTGTACCTCACTAATTGCAGCTCCATAGTTCAAGTAGCTAGTGAACGTGGGGTCAGGCGTCCAGTACGCGTGCTCTGTCAGCTTCACGCTCGCCATGCTTGCCTGAAAGCGAGAACGAGCAAATGCCATCACAAATTTGTAAATTTACAATGCTGTCAGACACAATGATCTTTCAGAAAACAATATTTTCTTTACTGATGCTTGCAGTTTACTGAAAaagttattagtttttttaaggaCGAGAAAACTCAAACAAGAATTTACAAGGATGCTATATTGCTATCCTCACCTGGGCAATCAAGGATTTCCATGGTAGCGTGCCAGCCTTCTCCTTGATGGGCTTCAACCTCTCCACGAGGGCGGCGCACGACTTCCGAACAGCCTCGCAGCTAGTCTCGGAGGTCGTGCTCCCGCCGGTGAAGCCTCCCTGGATCATGCTCAGGGTGTCGGCCTGGATGACACGGACCTTGTCGAGGAGGCCCTCGCCGCCATCATCGCAGAGCTGGCCCAGCGCGAACGCTGTCATCTGCTTCACTTTCGTCCACAGCCCCTGCCCGATCtcgacgccgccgacctcgaCGGCGATGGAGCCGTCGTTCATGATGGACACCTTCCCCGGAGATGGCCGGAGCCTCACGTCGTAGGTGATCGGCACGCAAGAAATGCCCCGCTTCTTCCACCTGCTGCCGGCGTTGAAATGCTCGACCACGGCGGCCCTCTGCTGGtactccggcgacgacgccaGCTTGTCGAAGATGGTGACGAGGCTGTACGTCGAAGGATCACCGGCGCTATTCCCGTAAAACACCTTGAGGCTCTCGAAGTCATGGAGGTTCTTCCTCCTGATGGCGTTCGTGTCCACTGAGAGAGTAGACGCGATGTGTTCGACGATGGCCTCGGCGATGAACGAGCCCTGCGCGTCGCCGGGAGCCCGCATCGCCGACTTCGACGAGACGTTCGTCTTGCAGAGCTTGATGTCGAAGGAGAGAGCCCCCCAGTTGTACTTCTTCAGAGCCCCGACAATGGCGACTGGCAACGCCGGGCTGCAGTCCGGCGATATTCCGCAGTTGATTCTGAGATCAACGTGCAGACCCGTGATCTTGCCGTCGGACTTGAAACCGACGGAGTACTTTACCTTCATCGGATGCCGCCCTCCCGCCATGATCATGTCTGTCTTGCGATCGAGGTACATTCGAACCGGACGCCGCAGCTTGAATGCGGCGACAGCACAAGCAGTTGCAACCTGTCAAACAACAGGTACTTCTGGTCATATCTAGATCTTTCTGCATTCCAAACAAATTCTAAGTTCATGCTAATGACGCTATCAAAACAGACATTTAAACCGTCGATAGTTGGTTCACATTTTAAAATAGCCCACAACAATGAAATATGTATTAAGTTCTCACAATATTTTTAGTTATGAAATACTATTGTACTACTATTATAATTGTTAAACAAAAGCATATGCATTGTAGTACGAATAACTACAGAGTTAGACGAGAAATTCCACCAGTTCAAGAATATAATTGTTCTGCAAATGCAAATCATCATAGTCAGATGCTCACATGTATTGCTTTCATTGCCTTTCCACCAAAACCTCCTCCAACTCTTCTCGTGATGATACGGACGTTGTGATATGGAATGCCAAGGCACCTCGCAACAGTATTTTGAGTAATCTCAGGTAGTTGCGCCGACACATAGAGGGTTATACAGTTATCTTCATCAGGGATAGCTAAGGCCGTCTGTGTCTCCATGTAGAAATAGTATTGGGATTCAAGTTTCACCTGTaacaaaaaaatagaaattggGTGTAAGTATTTCTCCTAAAATTGTTAGGAACTCTCAACTATAATAATCTTGGTTGCTCCTTTCATTCTTAGCACCTGCTGCTCAATAGATAGTGTGCATCAAAATTGTTCTACTATTATACTAGCATATTAAGTCATGCGTTCACACAATTATAACCTCTCTGTCTATTTTTAAAAGTGTTAAGTACATACCTCCCCATCTATGATCTTGTGATCAGCTTCAGACATGGCTTGGTTGAACTCACCAATTGGCGTAGGAGCTAAAAATGGGGGAACTTGGAAGTAGCTGTTATGCTGGACAGCGTCTTCTACTGTCAGAATTGGTGGCTGAAGATTTTCAGTACTATATTCGATCACAGATTGCTTCGCCGCCATATAGGCATACTTTTGAGTTTCAGCAATCTGAATGACAACAAGGCAATATGACATGGTAAGCTCGaatttattcacaaaatttCTGAATATTCAGACATGTTACCAGTTCTGCCTCATTTGAATGAAAGTTGGTTTAGATGTAAGTACCACAACACCAATATTCTGTCCAGCAAATTCAGAAACAGGATCAACGAAAAGCGCTTCATCTCCTAGCATTGGGGAGCATGATCCAATATTTTTTCCATTGGTAGGAATGTCCTTTAAAGTGATAACTGTGATGACCTTCTGTGAAGCCAAAGATGATCTGAAGTTTACACCTTTTATGTGAGCGTGAGGGTGTGTGCTGTAGATAAATGCCCCATAGAGGCAATCCTTTGGAGCAGAGATGTCATCGACATACACTGCCTCCCCTGCATAACAAGTTCAGATGTTCAGGCTATGAAAGTCCAATTAAAAGTAAAACATGTGAGCTCGGATTGAGAATAGGAATTTAGGATAAGAGAATATGTACCAGAAGCTTGGAGCTCAGCTCCCGTTTTCTCGATCGGTTTTCCAATAGGTCTGTATTCATCAGAGAAAACCATCTCTTGCCTTGATTTTATTGGCAAATAAGAGCTGTCAACATTTGAGTGCTTCTCTGGCGAGGAATCAACAATACCATTTGCGGTTCCATTAGTAAATGAACCATTGGGAACATTAGCATTTTCAGGCTCATCCAAGCCATTAGTAAGGGAAGACAGGAATTTGAACAGATAACTGACGGCCAAGCTGACTCTGTATTCAGGATGTGTTGTGCCTTCAGCTGGTGAAACAACACCTTTCAGAAGACGAACTGCTTCAAGTATCACTGGTGCACTAACCAAttttcccttcaagaacttctCAACCTCCCTAGCTCTGATGGCGTGCTTGGCCCCAAAGGGGCCGAATGCCAAGCAAACATCCTCAATGAGATGGCTCCCTGATGATCCATCCACTGAACTTCTTGCCAAGAATGCAGAATTAACATATGACACAGCATTGCCAAGTGGACGAGGAGCCGCACGAAACGTCTGAAAGGTGATGCCATCATCTGAACCCCAATCCGGGATAGAGATGCTGACCAGCAATGTCCTGGAATCACATGGAGGCTGCTTCAAGAACTCCTCCAGAGTGATGCACATCCTCTTGGCGGCCACCTGGATGGTGACAGTTGATCCTGCAGCGAGAAGAACAGTTGCGATGTCCGACGAGAAAGACAACCTCTGCGCCATGATGATGTTGCCTCCAATGGTCGCCGTGTTCCGGACGAACGGCGAGGCCACTTTGCTCAGGTGATCAGCGATCTTTCTAAACACCGCGCCTCCATCCGACAGTATGTCGATGGCTTGGGAGATAGACACGACAGCTCCGATCTCTACGCCCTTGCTGCTTCTATTGATGGCTGAGAGTTCCGGAATCTGCGAGATGTTGATGTACTTGTCATGGAGGTCTTGATCCTTGTACACTCCGGAGCCGGTGTTCGATGCCACAATCTTCACAGACCTTTCATCGAACAGGTTAGAGTCAAACAACCTGTGGAACTCCTCGACGCTCTTGGGGTGGAACcagccgtcgccggtgaccacCACCGCCGAAGTGTCACCATTCGCTTGACCCATGGACGACCTTATCTCCGACTTGAGGAACTCCGGGAACGTACagacggcggcgccaccggagTATGCAGGCAGCTTGTTGATGTCAGCGTGCTCGTCGTCGACGCCTTTCTTCCAGAAGGCGTTGAGGCCAAGATCCTCGAGGTCGACGTCCGCGGCGAAGCTCTTGCAGGCGTCGACGATGGGCC
Coding sequences:
- the LOC4334381 gene encoding probable aldehyde oxidase 3 isoform X1; this translates as MCMSIYSALAKADKASGRPAPPTGFSKITAAEAEKAVSGNLCRCTGYRPIVDACKSFAADVDLEDLGLNAFWKKGVDDEHADINKLPAYSGGAAVCTFPEFLKSEIRSSMGQANGDTSAVVVTGDGWFHPKSVEEFHRLFDSNLFDERSVKIVASNTGSGVYKDQDLHDKYINISQIPELSAINRSSKGVEIGAVVSISQAIDILSDGGAVFRKIADHLSKVASPFVRNTATIGGNIIMAQRLSFSSDIATVLLAAGSTVTIQVAAKRMCITLEEFLKQPPCDSRTLLVSISIPDWGSDDGITFQTFRAAPRPLGNAVSYVNSAFLARSSVDGSSGSHLIEDVCLAFGPFGAKHAIRAREVEKFLKGKLVSAPVILEAVRLLKGVVSPAEGTTHPEYRVSLAVSYLFKFLSSLTNGLDEPENANVPNGSFTNGTANGIVDSSPEKHSNVDSSYLPIKSRQEMVFSDEYRPIGKPIEKTGAELQASGEAVYVDDISAPKDCLYGAFIYSTHPHAHIKGVNFRSSLASQKVITVITLKDIPTNGKNIGSCSPMLGDEALFVDPVSEFAGQNIGVVIAETQKYAYMAAKQSVIEYSTENLQPPILTVEDAVQHNSYFQVPPFLAPTPIGEFNQAMSEADHKIIDGEVKLESQYYFYMETQTALAIPDEDNCITLYVSAQLPEITQNTVARCLGIPYHNVRIITRRVGGGFGGKAMKAIHVATACAVAAFKLRRPVRMYLDRKTDMIMAGGRHPMKVKYSVGFKSDGKITGLHVDLRINCGISPDCSPALPVAIVGALKKYNWGALSFDIKLCKTNVSSKSAMRAPGDAQGSFIAEAIVEHIASTLSVDTNAIRRKNLHDFESLKVFYGNSAGDPSTYSLVTIFDKLASSPEYQQRAAVVEHFNAGSRWKKRGISCVPITYDVRLRPSPGKVSIMNDGSIAVEVGGVEIGQGLWTKVKQMTAFALGQLCDDGGEGLLDKVRVIQADTLSMIQGGFTGGSTTSETSCEAVRKSCAALVERLKPIKEKAGTLPWKSLIAQASMASVKLTEHAYWTPDPTFTSYLNYGAAISEVEVDVLTGETTILRSDLVYDCGQSLNPAVDLGQVEGAFVQGIGFFTNEEYTTNSDGLVINDGTWTYKIPTVDTIPKQFNVELINSARDHKRVLSSKASGEPPLLLASSVHCAMREAIRAARKEFAGAGGSSLTFQMDVPATMPIVKELCGLDVVERDLESFAAKA
- the LOC112938269 gene encoding LOB domain-containing protein 24-like; amino-acid sequence: MSPGEEDVEASSDSGGSATRRCAACKFLRRRCSRDCVLAPHFPASDPHRYACVQRVFGAGNTARMLQQLPVQERGRAADSMAAEAYRRVQDPVYGCAGVINRLQDQIRAAQCELAWTHAQIAMHSAAAAHARTTLPPGQRDGGGGGAPSTQQATTSAAWQLEDFASEFSFP
- the LOC4334381 gene encoding probable aldehyde oxidase 3 gives rise to the protein MGSEAAAAARAVVVAVNGERYEAVGVDPSTTLLEFLRTRTPVRGPKLGCGEGGCGACVVVVSKYDAVADEVTEFSASSCLTLLGSLHHCAVTTSEGIGNSRDGFHAVQRRLSGFHASQCGFCTPGMCMSIYSALAKADKASGRPAPPTGFSKITAAEAEKAVSGNLCRCTGYRPIVDACKSFAADVDLEDLGLNAFWKKGVDDEHADINKLPAYSGGAAVCTFPEFLKSEIRSSMGQANGDTSAVVVTGDGWFHPKSVEEFHRLFDSNLFDERSVKIVASNTGSGVYKDQDLHDKYINISQIPELSAINRSSKGVEIGAVVSISQAIDILSDGGAVFRKIADHLSKVASPFVRNTATIGGNIIMAQRLSFSSDIATVLLAAGSTVTIQVAAKRMCITLEEFLKQPPCDSRTLLVSISIPDWGSDDGITFQTFRAAPRPLGNAVSYVNSAFLARSSVDGSSGSHLIEDVCLAFGPFGAKHAIRAREVEKFLKGKLVSAPVILEAVRLLKGVVSPAEGTTHPEYRVSLAVSYLFKFLSSLTNGLDEPENANVPNGSFTNGTANGIVDSSPEKHSNVDSSYLPIKSRQEMVFSDEYRPIGKPIEKTGAELQASGEAVYVDDISAPKDCLYGAFIYSTHPHAHIKGVNFRSSLASQKVITVITLKDIPTNGKNIGSCSPMLGDEALFVDPVSEFAGQNIGVVIAETQKYAYMAAKQSVIEYSTENLQPPILTVEDAVQHNSYFQVPPFLAPTPIGEFNQAMSEADHKIIDGEVKLESQYYFYMETQTALAIPDEDNCITLYVSAQLPEITQNTVARCLGIPYHNVRIITRRVGGGFGGKAMKAIHVATACAVAAFKLRRPVRMYLDRKTDMIMAGGRHPMKVKYSVGFKSDGKITGLHVDLRINCGISPDCSPALPVAIVGALKKYNWGALSFDIKLCKTNVSSKSAMRAPGDAQGSFIAEAIVEHIASTLSVDTNAIRRKNLHDFESLKVFYGNSAGDPSTYSLVTIFDKLASSPEYQQRAAVVEHFNAGSRWKKRGISCVPITYDVRLRPSPGKVSIMNDGSIAVEVGGVEIGQGLWTKVKQMTAFALGQLCDDGGEGLLDKVRVIQADTLSMIQGGFTGGSTTSETSCEAVRKSCAALVERLKPIKEKAGTLPWKSLIAQASMASVKLTEHAYWTPDPTFTSYLNYGAAISEVEVDVLTGETTILRSDLVYDCGQSLNPAVDLGQVEGAFVQGIGFFTNEEYTTNSDGLVINDGTWTYKIPTVDTIPKQFNVELINSARDHKRVLSSKASGEPPLLLASSVHCAMREAIRAARKEFAGAGGSSLTFQMDVPATMPIVKELCGLDVVERDLESFAAKA